In Oncorhynchus tshawytscha isolate Ot180627B linkage group LG23, Otsh_v2.0, whole genome shotgun sequence, the following proteins share a genomic window:
- the LOC112235048 gene encoding C-X-C chemokine receptor type 3 isoform X1: MDSLMANGEKFTINISVSDLEYYYDKEYSNYTDTSDTCCSTGEVCSLEEGMSFDAVFLPVFYSLTLVLGLLGNGLVLLVLVQRRRGWSVTDTFILHLCVADILLLLTLPLWAAQAAEEWSFGTPLCKITGAIFTINFYCGIFLLACISLDRYLSVVHAVQMYSRRKPWMVQASCLSVWLLSILLSIPDWHFLESVRDTRRDKQECVHNYPSLSQSGFDWRLASRLLYHTVGFLLPSAVLLFCYSCILLRLQRGSQGLQKQRAVRVILALVLVFFLCWTPYNITLMVDTLYSNNTLEVNCESHKALDISLTATSSLGYLHCSLNPVLYSFVGVKFRHHLLDMLRSLGCKLKSGVRLQTASRRSSMWSESGDTSHTSAIY; the protein is encoded by the exons ATG GATTCTCTCATGGCCAATGGTGAGAAATTTACAATTAACATATCTGTCAGTGACCTCGAATATTATTATGACAAGGAGTATAGTAACTACACCGATACCAGTGACACGTGTTGTTCAACTGGGGAGGTGTGCAGCTTGGAGGAGGGTATGAGTTTTGATGCTGTGTTCCTGCCCGTGTTCTACTCCCTGACACTGGTTCTGGGGCTGCTGGGTAACGGGTTGGTCCTGTTGGTTCTGGTCCAGAGGAGGCGTGGCTGGAGCGTGACGGACACCTTCATCCTGCACCTCTGTGTGGCTGACATCCTGCTACTCCTCACTCTGCCCCTCTGGGCTGCTCAGGCAGCTGAGGAATGGAGCTTCGGGACCCCCCTCTGCAAGATCACTGGAGCCATATTCACA ATCAACTTTTACTGTGGCATCTTCCTGCTGGCCTGCATCAGTCTGGACCGCTACCTGTCCGTGGTCCACGCAGTCCAGATGTACTCTCGCAGGAAGCCCTGGATGGTGCAGGCCAGCTGCCTGTCCGTGTggctcctctccatcctcctctccatccccgaCTGGCACTTCCTGGAGTCTGTGAGGGACACCAGACGAGACAAACAAGAGTGTGTCCACAACTAcccgtctctctcccagtctgggTTTGACTGGCGCCTGGCCTCCCGCCTGCTCTACCATACAGTGGGCTTCCTCCTCCCATCTGCCGTGCTGCTCTTCTGCTACTCCTGCATCCTGCTGCGGCTGCAGCGTGGCTCCCAGGGCCTCCAGAAGCAGAGGGCTGTCCGGGTCATCCTGGCCCTGGTGCTGGTCTTCTTCCTCTGCTGGACGCCCTACAACATCACCCTAATGGTGGACACCCTCTACTCCAACAACACCCTGGAGGTCAACTGCGAGAGCCATAAAGCCCTGGACATCTCCCTGACGGCCACCTCCTCTCTGGGCTACCTGCACTGCAGCCTCAACCCTGTGCTCTACTCCTTCGTGGGGGTGAAGTTCCGGCACCACCTGCTGGACATGCTGAGGTCCCTGGGCTGCAAGCTGAAGAGTGGAGTCAGGCTGCAGACTGCCAGCCGGAGGAGCTCCATGTGGTCTGAGTCTGGAGACACCTCCCACACCTCTGCCATCTATTAA
- the LOC112235048 gene encoding C-X-C chemokine receptor type 3 isoform X2, with translation MRRRGWSVTDTFILHLCVADILLLLTLPLWAAQAAEEWSFGTPLCKITGAIFTINFYCGIFLLACISLDRYLSVVHAVQMYSRRKPWMVQASCLSVWLLSILLSIPDWHFLESVRDTRRDKQECVHNYPSLSQSGFDWRLASRLLYHTVGFLLPSAVLLFCYSCILLRLQRGSQGLQKQRAVRVILALVLVFFLCWTPYNITLMVDTLYSNNTLEVNCESHKALDISLTATSSLGYLHCSLNPVLYSFVGVKFRHHLLDMLRSLGCKLKSGVRLQTASRRSSMWSESGDTSHTSAIY, from the exons ATG AGGAGGCGTGGCTGGAGCGTGACGGACACCTTCATCCTGCACCTCTGTGTGGCTGACATCCTGCTACTCCTCACTCTGCCCCTCTGGGCTGCTCAGGCAGCTGAGGAATGGAGCTTCGGGACCCCCCTCTGCAAGATCACTGGAGCCATATTCACA ATCAACTTTTACTGTGGCATCTTCCTGCTGGCCTGCATCAGTCTGGACCGCTACCTGTCCGTGGTCCACGCAGTCCAGATGTACTCTCGCAGGAAGCCCTGGATGGTGCAGGCCAGCTGCCTGTCCGTGTggctcctctccatcctcctctccatccccgaCTGGCACTTCCTGGAGTCTGTGAGGGACACCAGACGAGACAAACAAGAGTGTGTCCACAACTAcccgtctctctcccagtctgggTTTGACTGGCGCCTGGCCTCCCGCCTGCTCTACCATACAGTGGGCTTCCTCCTCCCATCTGCCGTGCTGCTCTTCTGCTACTCCTGCATCCTGCTGCGGCTGCAGCGTGGCTCCCAGGGCCTCCAGAAGCAGAGGGCTGTCCGGGTCATCCTGGCCCTGGTGCTGGTCTTCTTCCTCTGCTGGACGCCCTACAACATCACCCTAATGGTGGACACCCTCTACTCCAACAACACCCTGGAGGTCAACTGCGAGAGCCATAAAGCCCTGGACATCTCCCTGACGGCCACCTCCTCTCTGGGCTACCTGCACTGCAGCCTCAACCCTGTGCTCTACTCCTTCGTGGGGGTGAAGTTCCGGCACCACCTGCTGGACATGCTGAGGTCCCTGGGCTGCAAGCTGAAGAGTGGAGTCAGGCTGCAGACTGCCAGCCGGAGGAGCTCCATGTGGTCTGAGTCTGGAGACACCTCCCACACCTCTGCCATCTATTAA
- the LOC112235049 gene encoding C-X-C chemokine receptor type 3-like — protein sequence MDLDLGGIFVENSTYNYDGDYVYKEECSPEDGVGVRFGTVLLPMLYSLMLVLGLVGNVLVLVVLVQRRQSWSVMDTFILHLGLADTLLLVTLPLWAVQATGEWSFGTPLCKITGAMFTINFYCSIFLLACISLDRYLSVVHTVQMYSRRKPWMVQASCLSVWLLSILLSIPDGHFLESVRDTRRDKQECVHNYPSLSQSGFDWRLVSRLLYHTVGFLLPSAVLLFCYSCILLQLQRSSQGLQKQRAVQVILVLVLVFFLCWTPYNITLMVDTFQGRPGEPVSGSCENGRTALENSLVVTFALACLHACLNPVLHLGLCRNFRRRVLDMVRCVEGVQNNPKLSLWDSGVVEDSPDQAEEMGTLNPMTTMGQVQSTQS from the exons atggaTTTGGACCTGGGAGGGATATTTGTAGAGAATAGCACCTATAACTACGATGGGGACTATGTTTATAAAGAGGAATGCTCCCCTGAAGATGGCGTTGGAGTGCGTTTTGGCACGGTGCTCCTCCCAATGCTCTACTCCCTGATGCTGGTCCTGGGGCTAGTGGGTAACGTGCTGGTCCTGGTGGTTCTGGTCCAGAGGAGGCAGAGCTGGAGCGTGATGGACACCTTCATCCTGCACCTGGGCTTGGCCGACACCCTGCTGCTGGTCACCCTGCCCCTCTGGGCTGTTCAGGCCACTGGGGAATGGAGCTTCGGGACCCCCCTCTGCAAGATCACTGGAGCCATGTTCACA atcaACTTTTACTGTAGCATCTTCCTGCTGGCCTGCATCAGTCTGGACCGCTACCTGTCCGTGGTCCACACAGTCCAGATGTACTCTCGCAGGAAGCCCTGGATGGTGCAGGCCAGCTGCCTGTCCGTGTggctcctctccatcctcctctccatcccagacGGGCACTTCCTGGAGTCTGTGAGGGACACCAGACGAGACAAACAGGAGTGTGTCCACAACTAcccgtctctctcccagtctgggTTTGACTGGCGTCTGGTCTCCCGCCTGCTCTACCATACAGTGGGCTTCCTCCTCCCATCTGCCGTGCTGCTCTTCTGCTACTCCTGCATCCTGCTGCAGCTGCAGCGCAGCTCCCAGGGCCTCCAGAAGCAGAGGGCTGTCCAGGTCATCCTGGTGTTGGTGCTGGTCTTCTTCCTCTGCTGGACTCCCTACAACATCACCTTAATGGTGGACACCTTTCAGGGGAGGCCTGGGGAGCCTGTTTCTGGGTCCTGTGAGAACGGGAGGACAGCTCTGGAGAACAGTCTGGTGGTTACGTTCGCTCTAGCCTGCCTGCACGCTTGCCTCAACCCAGTGCTCCATCTCGGACTGTGTAGAAACTTCCGGCGACGCGTGCTGGATATGGTGAGGTGTGTTGAGGGGGTGCAGAACAATCCGAAACTCTCACTATGGGATTCAGGTGTGGTTGAAGACTCACCTGACCAAGCAGAGGAGATGGGGACGTTGAACCCAATGACAACCATGGGACAGGTACAGTCCACCCAGAGCTGA
- the LOC112235050 gene encoding C-X-C chemokine receptor type 3 — MDLDLGGIFVENSTYNYDGDYVYKEECSPEDGVGVRFGTVFLPMLYSLTMVLGLVGNVLVLVVLVQRRQSWSVMDTFILHLGLADTLLLVTLPLWAVQATGEWSFGTPLCKITGAMFTINFYCSIFLLACIILDRYLSMVHTVQMYSRRKPWMVQASCLSVWLLSILLSIPDWHFLESVRDTRRDKQECVHNYPSLSQSGFDWRLVSRLLYHTVGFLLPSAVLLFCYSCILLQLQHGSQGLQKQRAVRVILALVLVFFLCWTPYNITLMVDTFQGRPGEPVSGSCENGRTALENSLVVTFALACLHACLNPVLHLRLCRNFRRRVLDMVRCVEGVQNDPKLSLWDSGVVEDSPDQAEEMGTLNPMTTMGQVQSTQS, encoded by the exons atggaTTTGGACCTGGGAGGGATATTTGTAGAGAATAGCACCTATAACTACGATGGGGACTATGTTTATAAAGAGGAATGCTCCCCTGAAGATGGCGTTGGAGTGCGTTTTGGCACGGTGTTCCTCCCAATGCTCTACTCCCTGACGATGGTCCTGGGGCTAGTGGGTAACGTGCTGGTCCTGGTGGTTCTGGTCCAGAGGAGGCAGAGCTGGAGCGTGATGGACACCTTCATCCTGCACCTGGGCTTGGCCGACACCCTGCTGCTGGTCACCCTGCCCCTCTGGGCTGTTCAGGCCACTGGGGAATGGAGCTTCGGGACCCCCCTCTGCAAGATCACTGGAGCCATGTTCACA atCAACTTTTACTGTAGCATCTTCCTGCTGGCCTGCATCATTCTTGACCGCTACCTGTCCATGGTCCACACAGTCCAGATGTACTCTCGCAGGAAGCCCTGGATGGTGCAGGCCAGCTGCCTGTCCGTGtggctcctctctatcctcctctccatcccagacTGGCACTTCCTGGAGTCTGTGAGGGACACCAGACGAGACAAACAGGAGTGTGTCCACaactacccatctctctcccagtctgggTTTGACTGGCGTCTGGTCTCCCGCCTGCTCTACCATACAGTGGGCTTCCTCCTCCCATCTGCCGTGCTGCTCTTCTGCTACTCCTGCATCCTGCTGCAGCTGCAGCACGGCTCCCAGGGCCTCCAGAAGCAGAGGGCCGTCCGGGTCATCCTGGCCCTGGTGCTGGTCTTCTTCCTCTGCTGGACGCCCTACAACATCACCTTAATGGTGGACACCTTTCAGGGGAGGCCTGGGGAGCCTGTTTCTGGGTCCTGTGAGAACGGGAGGACGGCTCTGGAGAACAGTCTGGTGGTTACGTTCGCTCTAGCCTGCCTGCACGCTTGCCTCAACCCAGTGCTCCATCTCAGACTGTGTAGAAACTTCCGGCGACGCGTGCTGGATATGGTGAGGTGTGTTGAGGGGGTGCAGAACGATCCGAAACTCTCACTATGGGATTCAGGTGTGGTTGAAGACTCACCTGACCAAGCAGAGGAGATGGGGACGTTGAACCCAATGACAACCATGGGACAGGTACAGTCCACCCAGAGCTGA
- the LOC112235051 gene encoding C-X-C chemokine receptor type 3-2 isoform X1 — translation MLQEIIGSSRLKTIISQIYEDNYSFSPETGSSQSSGVPCNQDGIMDFTRSYSPVVYSLVFVLALVGNILVLCVLMRYRTSQTGGACSFSLTDTFLLHLAVSDLLLALTLPLFAVQWSHLWLFGVAACKISGALFSLNRYSGILFLACISFDRYLAIVHAVSTGWKRNTCHAQIACALIWTVCFGLSGVDIAFRQVVEVEVGRSGDHQGLLVCQTVFPHSSVQWKVGMPLVNLVLGFGLPLLVMLYCYIRIFRSLCNASRRQKRKSLHLIVSLVSMFVLCWAPYNSFQLAESLKKLGVISGGCQFGRTVDIGILVSESMGLSHCALNPLLYGFVGVKFRRELTRMCKGLLGQRFYPGMNRWGGQRKTRRTTGSFSSVESENTSHFSVMA, via the coding sequence ATTTATGAAGACAACTACAGCTTTTCACCAGAAACAGGCAGTAGCCAATCCAGTGGCGTGCCCTGCAACCAGGATGGCATCATGGACTTCACCCGGAGCTACTCCCCAGTGGTCTACAGCCTGGTGTTTGTGCTGGCGCTGGTGGGTAACATCCTGGTGCTGTGTGTGCTGATGCGCTACCGCACCTCTCAGACAGGCGGGGCCTGCTCCTTCTCCCTCACCGACACCTTCCTGCTCCACCTGGCCGTGTCCGACCTCCTGCTGGCCCTCACGCTGCCCCTGTTCGCCGTCCAGTGGTCCCACCTGTGGCTGTTCGGTGTGGCCGCCTGCAAGATTTCCGGAGCCCTGTTCTCTCTGAACCGCTACAGCGGCATCCTGTTCCTGGCCTGCATCAGCTTCGACCGCTACCTAGCCATCGTCCACGCCGTCAGCACCGGCTGGAAGCGCAATACCTGCCATGCCCAGATTGCCTGTGCCCTCATCTGGACAGTGTGCTTTGGCCTGAGTGGGGTGGACATCGCCTTTAGACAGGTGGTGGAGGTTGAAGTGGGGCGATCGGGGGATCATCAGGGCCTGCTGGTGTGCCAGACGGTGTTCCCCCACAGCTCAGTGCAGTGGAAGGTGGGGATGCCGCTAGTCAACTTGGTGCTGGGTTTTGGGCTGCCCCTGCTGGTCATGCTCTACTGCTACATCCGTATCTTCCGCTCCCTTTGCAACGCCTCGCGCCGCCAGAAGAGGAAGTCCCTTCACCTCATCGTCTCCCTGGTGTCTATGTTTGTGCTCTGCTGGGCGCCCTACAACTCCTTCCAATTGGCCGAAAGCCTGAAGAAGCTGGGCGTGATTAGTGGAGGCTGCCAGTTTGGCCGCACGGTGGACATCGGAATCCTGGTGTCTGAGAGCATGGGCCTGTCACACTGTGCCCTGAACCCGCTGCTGTACGGCTTTGTGGGGGTGAAGTTTAGGAGGGAGCTGACCAGAATGTGTAAGGGGCTGCTGGGACAGAGGTTCTATCCAGGGATGAACAGATGGGGAGGACAGAGGAAAACACGGAGGACCACTGGGTCCTTCAGCTCAGTAGAGAGCGAGAACACCTCCCACTTCTCTGTCATGGCGTGA
- the LOC112235051 gene encoding C-X-C chemokine receptor type 3-2 isoform X2, protein MDHVKATTDYYIYEDNYSFSPETGSSQSSGVPCNQDGIMDFTRSYSPVVYSLVFVLALVGNILVLCVLMRYRTSQTGGACSFSLTDTFLLHLAVSDLLLALTLPLFAVQWSHLWLFGVAACKISGALFSLNRYSGILFLACISFDRYLAIVHAVSTGWKRNTCHAQIACALIWTVCFGLSGVDIAFRQVVEVEVGRSGDHQGLLVCQTVFPHSSVQWKVGMPLVNLVLGFGLPLLVMLYCYIRIFRSLCNASRRQKRKSLHLIVSLVSMFVLCWAPYNSFQLAESLKKLGVISGGCQFGRTVDIGILVSESMGLSHCALNPLLYGFVGVKFRRELTRMCKGLLGQRFYPGMNRWGGQRKTRRTTGSFSSVESENTSHFSVMA, encoded by the coding sequence ATTTATGAAGACAACTACAGCTTTTCACCAGAAACAGGCAGTAGCCAATCCAGTGGCGTGCCCTGCAACCAGGATGGCATCATGGACTTCACCCGGAGCTACTCCCCAGTGGTCTACAGCCTGGTGTTTGTGCTGGCGCTGGTGGGTAACATCCTGGTGCTGTGTGTGCTGATGCGCTACCGCACCTCTCAGACAGGCGGGGCCTGCTCCTTCTCCCTCACCGACACCTTCCTGCTCCACCTGGCCGTGTCCGACCTCCTGCTGGCCCTCACGCTGCCCCTGTTCGCCGTCCAGTGGTCCCACCTGTGGCTGTTCGGTGTGGCCGCCTGCAAGATTTCCGGAGCCCTGTTCTCTCTGAACCGCTACAGCGGCATCCTGTTCCTGGCCTGCATCAGCTTCGACCGCTACCTAGCCATCGTCCACGCCGTCAGCACCGGCTGGAAGCGCAATACCTGCCATGCCCAGATTGCCTGTGCCCTCATCTGGACAGTGTGCTTTGGCCTGAGTGGGGTGGACATCGCCTTTAGACAGGTGGTGGAGGTTGAAGTGGGGCGATCGGGGGATCATCAGGGCCTGCTGGTGTGCCAGACGGTGTTCCCCCACAGCTCAGTGCAGTGGAAGGTGGGGATGCCGCTAGTCAACTTGGTGCTGGGTTTTGGGCTGCCCCTGCTGGTCATGCTCTACTGCTACATCCGTATCTTCCGCTCCCTTTGCAACGCCTCGCGCCGCCAGAAGAGGAAGTCCCTTCACCTCATCGTCTCCCTGGTGTCTATGTTTGTGCTCTGCTGGGCGCCCTACAACTCCTTCCAATTGGCCGAAAGCCTGAAGAAGCTGGGCGTGATTAGTGGAGGCTGCCAGTTTGGCCGCACGGTGGACATCGGAATCCTGGTGTCTGAGAGCATGGGCCTGTCACACTGTGCCCTGAACCCGCTGCTGTACGGCTTTGTGGGGGTGAAGTTTAGGAGGGAGCTGACCAGAATGTGTAAGGGGCTGCTGGGACAGAGGTTCTATCCAGGGATGAACAGATGGGGAGGACAGAGGAAAACACGGAGGACCACTGGGTCCTTCAGCTCAGTAGAGAGCGAGAACACCTCCCACTTCTCTGTCATGGCGTGA